In a genomic window of Ipomoea triloba cultivar NCNSP0323 chromosome 3, ASM357664v1:
- the LOC116013080 gene encoding uncharacterized protein LOC116013080: protein MASPPTNAMFLFPAVPITDGLWDLATVSLIAGILILSILSLTFIFHLHLRSQILPHLGHFNSLWKVRLVLVLFAAFWALNELLRLPVFRQSYLYPNFPSLTVAAQTTVCKLHVVLSLGFYEPGFLVTLLFLVNVSIKKTERSRMWAIPSVCAVCFPMLLLQAFVVFFSPLQAMLPGFMHGSSVLSSDLLGRSAVLCTYPALSCIIFTVFAVAYALAFLVSCWQVVMFVINKTIGGRVYFLAVSVMVTLPIQIFCLGLTSIWLPVDPVYYCAVSTMFLSVLWCITVSEIILVIKPIADALDACGALLISTTHHGNNSNEEPTPLFHQQGSQDQ from the coding sequence ATGGCGTCGCCTCCCACCAACGCGATGTTCCTATTCCCGGCGGTACCCATCACCGACGGCCTCTGGGACTTGGCAACGGTTTCGTTAATCGCCGGAATTCTCATCCTCTCCATACTTTCTCTCACGTTTATCTTCCACCTTCACCTTAGATCACAAATTTTGCCACATTTGGGGCATTTCAACTCGCTATGGAAAGTCCGGTTGGTTCTCGTCCTATTCGCCGCGTTTTGGGCTCTCAACGAGCTCCTCCGGTTACCCGTTTTCCGGCAATCGTATCTCTACCCGAATTTCCCATCCCTAACCGTGGCTGCTCAAACCACGGTTTGTAAACTCCACGTGGTTCTCTCCCTCGGGTTTTACGAGCCGGGCTTCTTGGTCACCCTCCTTTTCTTGGTTAACGTTTCGATCAAGAAAACGGAGCGGAGCCGGATGTGGGCGATTCCGTCCGTCTGCGCGGTCTGTTTTCCGATGCTTTTGTTGCAGGCCTTCGTGGTGTTCTTCTCCCCGTTGCAGGCGATGTTGCCGGGGTTCATGCACGGGAGCTCCGTCCTCTCGTCGGACCTATTAGGGAGGAGCGCGGTGCTGTGCACCTACCCGGCGCTGAGCTGCATAATTTTCACGGTGTTCGCCGTGGCGTACGCTCTGGCGTTCCTGGTGTCGTGTTGGCAAGTGGTGATGTTTGTGATAAATAAGACCATTGGAGGCAGGGTGTACTTCCTGGCCGTGTCGGTGATGGTGACGCTGCCCATTCAGATCTTCTGCCTCGGCTTGACCTCGATATGGCTGCCGGTGGATCCCGTGTATTATTGTGCGGTTTCCACCATGTTCCTGTCGGTTTTGTGGTGCATCACCGTGTCGGAAATCATTTTGGTGATTAAGCCCATTGCGGATGCCTTAGATGCCTGTGGAGCGCTTTTGATATCCACAACCCACCACGGGAATAATAGTAATGAagagcctactccactcttccaCCAACAAGGTAGTCAGGATCAATAG